From Nonlabens sp. Ci31, the proteins below share one genomic window:
- a CDS encoding phosphoribosylpyrophosphate synthetase, which translates to MKKGYDTLSTAIEDLQSKGYNTNFDLVEDGVHSKDLKKQWKAGEIEVVQFYRFEGMSSAGDNSILYVLECKTGEKGLLVNAYGADQYISPVMIQKLQMK; encoded by the coding sequence ATGAAAAAAGGATACGATACGCTTTCAACAGCAATAGAAGATTTACAAAGTAAGGGTTATAATACCAACTTTGATCTAGTAGAAGATGGAGTGCATTCTAAAGATTTGAAAAAGCAATGGAAAGCTGGAGAAATTGAGGTAGTACAGTTCTACCGATTTGAGGGTATGAGCAGTGCTGGAGATAATTCTATTCTATATGTTTTAGAATGTAAAACAGGAGAAAAAGGATTGTTAGTAAACGCATATGGTGCAGATCAATACATCTCTCCTGTAATGATTCAAAAACTCCAGATGAAATAA
- a CDS encoding thioredoxin family protein, producing MSLTPSTMLPLGTKAPDFTLLDTVSSTLKNLNELKGSKGTVVMFICNHCPFVLHVNEELVRVANDYRVTGFHFIAISSNDAVNYPQDGPELMRQNADDHDYPFPYLYDATQEVAKAYDAACTPDLYLFDVGLKLVYRGQLDDSRPGNGIPLTGRSLREAIDALLGNKQVPAPQKPSMGCNIKWK from the coding sequence ATGTCTTTAACTCCTTCTACCATGCTACCGCTAGGAACAAAAGCCCCAGATTTCACTTTATTAGATACCGTAAGTAGTACTCTGAAGAATCTGAATGAATTGAAAGGTTCTAAAGGAACTGTGGTCATGTTTATATGCAATCACTGTCCGTTTGTACTTCATGTAAACGAGGAATTGGTGCGCGTAGCTAATGATTACCGTGTTACTGGCTTCCATTTTATCGCTATTTCCAGTAATGATGCCGTAAATTATCCACAAGATGGGCCCGAATTGATGAGACAAAATGCTGATGATCATGACTATCCTTTTCCTTATTTATACGATGCAACTCAAGAAGTAGCTAAAGCCTATGACGCTGCCTGCACACCAGATCTTTATTTATTTGACGTTGGTTTAAAGTTGGTTTATCGAGGACAACTCGATGATTCTAGACCTGGTAACGGAATACCTCTTACGGGAAGATCATTGCGAGAGGCTATAGATGCCCTTTTAGGCAACAAACAGGTTCCAGCACCGCAAAAGCCAAGTATGGGTTGTAATATCAAGTGGAAATAA
- a CDS encoding tRNA-binding protein — translation MDLSWNDFDKIDMRVGTVITVGNFPEARNPSYQLQIDFGPLGIKRTSAQITKRYTKKELVGKQVVAVVNFPKKQIANFMSDCLVLGIVGEDKDVILLQPDASAKNGDRVG, via the coding sequence ATGGATCTTTCTTGGAACGACTTTGATAAAATAGATATGCGAGTAGGTACGGTTATAACTGTAGGTAATTTCCCAGAAGCTAGAAACCCATCTTACCAATTACAAATTGATTTTGGCCCTTTAGGAATTAAGAGAACGAGCGCACAAATAACCAAGCGCTACACTAAAAAAGAACTTGTAGGAAAACAAGTCGTCGCAGTAGTAAACTTTCCTAAAAAACAAATCGCCAACTTTATGAGCGATTGCTTGGTGTTAGGAATAGTAGGAGAGGACAAAGATGTCATTCTTCTACAACCTGATGCAAGTGCTAAGAATGGAGATCGAGTAGGGTAG
- the lgt gene encoding prolipoprotein diacylglyceryl transferase, which produces MFSLKVIWNPLEGIDLGSFTLHFYSLSYVIAFVIGWYIIKPIFKRDGVSMEKLDPLFMYTVIGLLIGARLGHYLFYEPSTFFSNPLRVFLPFKTDPFEWTGFAGMASHGAAIGVIVAMFFYSRKHLKKNILWILDRIVIPSAIGGTFVRLGNLVNSEINGKPSGDFFAGFKFVRDLSDDSVRTALQQTGITDPDKAINALVNDPQYAELLASIPYKHPAQLYEAICYIGVFIILYFVYWKTDKRHKPGYLVGLFFVLLFTVRLLIENIKEAQTATDGFEFIGIHFNTGQLLSVPFILLGLFLMFRPDGMFEKKTHA; this is translated from the coding sequence ATGTTTTCACTTAAAGTGATTTGGAATCCCTTAGAAGGGATTGATTTAGGCTCTTTCACCTTACATTTCTATAGCCTTTCGTACGTTATTGCTTTTGTCATAGGATGGTACATTATAAAACCTATCTTTAAGAGAGATGGTGTCAGTATGGAAAAACTGGATCCGCTATTCATGTATACGGTGATAGGTCTTTTAATAGGAGCGAGATTAGGACATTACTTGTTTTATGAACCATCTACCTTTTTTTCAAATCCATTGCGAGTTTTTCTTCCTTTTAAAACAGACCCATTTGAATGGACCGGTTTTGCTGGTATGGCCAGCCATGGTGCTGCCATAGGGGTAATCGTTGCCATGTTTTTTTACAGCCGCAAACACTTAAAAAAGAACATACTCTGGATATTAGACCGTATTGTTATACCCAGTGCTATAGGTGGGACTTTTGTGCGATTGGGTAATTTAGTGAACAGTGAAATCAACGGTAAACCTAGTGGTGACTTTTTTGCTGGATTTAAATTTGTACGTGATCTAAGCGATGATAGTGTTAGAACTGCATTGCAACAAACAGGTATTACAGACCCAGACAAAGCTATTAATGCATTAGTGAACGATCCTCAATATGCCGAATTGCTTGCAAGTATTCCCTATAAACATCCTGCACAACTATATGAAGCCATTTGTTATATAGGCGTTTTTATTATTCTGTATTTTGTTTATTGGAAAACAGATAAGCGCCATAAACCAGGTTACCTAGTAGGACTATTTTTTGTGCTTCTTTTTACGGTAAGACTATTGATCGAGAATATCAAAGAAGCTCAAACAGCAACTGATGGTTTTGAATTTATAGGTATTCACTTTAACACGGGACAACTATTAAGTGTTCCATTTATTCTATTAGGATTGTTCTTGATGTTTCGTCCCGATGGAATGTTTGAAAAGAAGACACATGCGTAA
- a CDS encoding DUF6588 family protein, producing the protein MKKLIVFILMIFGSYLTNAQNGFSDILAAGVQAADKYANSYTAPASEAFTYNLASGWYESGEVLKAGKFKLQIKVQGTFAPDEKKSFVLDPLEYERIIQSSYDNTNSPPADITVTFGDGSTAPRLIATVLGENNPEQSLIIRSTESNTNLLLQEDIITLAQGIGSTGLDVVPSAFFQVGVGLGAGLEVKARFIPKIETDEVKTGLYGAGLQWEFTKLFEEEDGTNNLPVSVSVLGAFTRLDASYDFEDGAVVEGRDQLIETKTNVFNVAAIASTNFKVINFYGGLNYVVGNSTTDLKGTYTFRSNTVIFPIASTVEDPLSLQTDVSGVLGTIGAKLTLGAFNINADYTFGEYDTASASIFFRI; encoded by the coding sequence ATGAAAAAATTAATTGTCTTCATCCTAATGATTTTTGGTAGTTACCTAACTAACGCACAAAATGGTTTCTCAGATATACTAGCAGCTGGTGTGCAAGCTGCAGATAAATATGCAAATTCTTACACGGCGCCAGCTTCTGAAGCCTTTACGTACAATCTAGCTTCTGGATGGTATGAAAGTGGCGAGGTTTTAAAGGCAGGTAAATTTAAACTGCAAATTAAAGTACAAGGAACTTTTGCTCCAGATGAAAAGAAATCTTTTGTGCTCGATCCATTAGAATATGAGCGTATTATTCAGAGCAGCTATGACAATACGAACAGTCCCCCGGCAGATATTACGGTGACTTTTGGTGATGGAAGTACGGCACCACGATTAATAGCCACTGTTTTAGGGGAAAACAATCCTGAACAAAGTTTGATTATAAGGAGCACCGAATCCAATACCAACCTATTGCTGCAAGAAGATATCATTACACTGGCTCAAGGAATAGGAAGTACCGGGCTCGATGTAGTTCCTTCAGCATTTTTTCAAGTAGGCGTAGGTTTAGGGGCTGGACTAGAAGTAAAGGCCAGATTTATTCCAAAGATAGAAACTGATGAGGTGAAAACAGGCTTGTATGGCGCTGGATTGCAATGGGAATTTACCAAACTTTTTGAGGAGGAAGACGGTACAAATAACTTGCCTGTTTCCGTTTCGGTTTTAGGGGCTTTTACCAGACTTGATGCTAGTTATGACTTTGAGGATGGCGCTGTAGTAGAAGGAAGAGATCAATTGATAGAAACTAAAACAAATGTGTTTAATGTAGCGGCAATTGCAAGCACTAATTTTAAAGTGATCAACTTTTATGGGGGTTTAAATTATGTCGTAGGAAATTCTACAACAGATTTAAAAGGGACTTACACGTTTAGATCCAATACAGTCATATTTCCTATCGCCTCTACTGTTGAAGATCCGTTATCTCTACAAACAGATGTAAGTGGTGTGCTGGGAACCATAGGAGCAAAACTTACTTTGGGAGCCTTCAACATCAATGCAGATTATACCTTTGGGGAATATGATACTGCAAGTGCCTCTATATTTTTTAGAATTTAA
- a CDS encoding DUF192 domain-containing protein yields MRKLLLSSIALTCLLSSCKPDQEAEMRSKDWSFKNEATAYLISKRKDTLKQLHLEVADTDYSIQLGMMYRDALTEGQGMLFIFEEDTPKFFYMKNTEVPLDIIYINANKRVDSYSLNAQPKDETLLKSKGAAQYVLEVNAGMVEKWGLQEGDLVDWKVLEK; encoded by the coding sequence ATGCGTAAGTTGTTGTTAAGTTCGATAGCACTAACCTGCTTGTTATCCAGTTGTAAACCTGATCAAGAGGCAGAAATGCGTTCTAAAGATTGGAGTTTTAAAAATGAAGCTACTGCCTATTTAATCAGTAAGAGAAAGGATACGTTAAAACAACTACACCTTGAAGTTGCTGATACAGACTATAGCATACAACTGGGCATGATGTATCGAGACGCGCTTACTGAAGGTCAAGGAATGCTTTTTATATTTGAAGAAGACACCCCTAAATTCTTTTATATGAAAAATACAGAGGTGCCTCTAGACATTATCTATATCAACGCAAACAAGCGTGTGGACAGCTATTCCCTTAATGCGCAGCCCAAGGATGAAACCTTACTTAAAAGCAAAGGCGCAGCTCAATATGTACTAGAAGTAAATGCTGGGATGGTGGAGAAATGGGGGCTTCAAGAAGGTGATCTAGTAGACTGGAAAGTTTTAGAAAAATAA
- the mdh gene encoding malate dehydrogenase: MKVTVVGAGAVGASCAEYIAIKNFASEVVLVDIKEGFAEGKAMDLMQTASLNGFDTKITGATNDYSKTAGSDIAVITSGIPRKPGMTREELIGINAGIVKSVSTSLVEHSPNVILIVVSNPMDTMTYLTHKVTGLAKNRIIGMGGALDSARFKYRLAEALEAPISDVDGMVIGGHSDKGMVPLTRLATRNSVPASEFLSEERLDQVLQDTKVGGATLTGLLGTSAWYAPGAAVSSIVHAIACDQKKIFPCSVLLDGEYGLFDLCIGVPVVLGRNGIEKIVEINLTDAEKAAMQDSAEAVKATNALI, from the coding sequence ATGAAAGTTACCGTAGTAGGAGCAGGCGCAGTAGGCGCTAGTTGTGCAGAGTATATTGCAATCAAAAATTTTGCAAGTGAAGTAGTATTAGTTGATATCAAAGAAGGTTTTGCCGAGGGTAAAGCGATGGACTTGATGCAAACCGCATCATTAAACGGCTTTGACACTAAAATTACTGGAGCAACAAATGATTACTCAAAAACTGCTGGTAGCGATATCGCTGTGATCACATCAGGAATTCCTCGTAAACCAGGTATGACTCGTGAAGAATTGATAGGTATCAATGCAGGTATTGTAAAATCTGTATCTACTAGTCTAGTGGAGCATTCTCCTAACGTAATTCTCATTGTGGTTTCTAACCCAATGGATACGATGACTTATCTAACACATAAGGTAACCGGTCTTGCTAAGAATCGTATTATCGGTATGGGTGGAGCCTTAGATAGTGCTCGTTTTAAATACCGTCTAGCTGAAGCACTTGAAGCACCTATTTCTGACGTAGATGGAATGGTAATAGGTGGTCACTCTGATAAAGGAATGGTCCCTTTAACTCGACTTGCGACTCGCAACTCAGTTCCAGCAAGTGAATTTTTATCTGAGGAACGATTAGATCAAGTACTTCAAGATACTAAAGTAGGTGGAGCAACGCTTACAGGATTGTTAGGTACTAGTGCCTGGTATGCTCCTGGAGCTGCTGTTTCTTCAATAGTGCACGCAATTGCTTGTGATCAGAAAAAGATTTTCCCATGTAGTGTACTACTAGATGGTGAGTACGGTCTTTTTGACCTTTGTATAGGTGTGCCAGTTGTTTTAGGTAGAAACGGTATTGAAAAAATCGTTGAAATCAATTTAACAGATGCAGAAAAAGCTGCTATGCAAGACAGTGCTGAAGCAGTAAAAGCAACCAATGCGTTGATTTAG
- the secDF gene encoding protein translocase subunit SecDF has protein sequence MQNKGLIRFFAVIFAIASIYQLTYTFITNKVEGDADTYASSVVSEDAENAASLRSAAEKQYLDSIASKEVWGGFTNYSDAKSQELKKGLDLKGGINVILQVSVRDLLTGMADDSTDPAFNSALDAADERMKDGQDDYFNYFIEEFNKVEGAQLASPDIFANQEMQTRGIEFDMANDQVEPILREELKDYMTSAFDVLRKRIDKFGTTQPNLQQLGQSGRILIELPGETDVKRIKDILTKAAQLEFWHVFKSQDIASYLTAANTYWATKLVAENEAAIEEVVSDDDVVQTEVAKDSTEAGLGDLLNQDDVTDASGDVTETANFDSNPIFGRVQPVQSIAGLMTFKESDKDLIDSYLNDPQTRGKLTSEQRNVKFAWSLPVLDQTLGYDVIELYALKGNAQNEAPLSGGVITDASQQYGNSGLPVVSMSMNGEGAKIWEDMTAEAYQNQSQVSVVLDNTVYSAPSVTNGPISGGQTQISGNFSIDEAKDLATVLRAGKLPAKAEIIQSDVIGPSLGQEAIDSGLWSFAIALLLVLVWMIFYYGRAGVYADIALLVNLLFIFGALASLKAVLTLPGIAGIVLTIGISVDANVLIFERIREELAKGKSQADSIRDGFNNALSSILDANVTTFLTAVILYIFGTGPIQGFATTLMIGILTSLFTAIFITRLFVDGYVSNGKMIGFSTAITKKWFRNVNIDFLKKRKMAYILSAVLISGSLASLAINRLNLGIDFTGGRTVIVGFAQDVSATKITKQLSADDIFGSAEAKTYGSDNQLKISTKYGIDRDDSEVSQEIEDKLYQVLKPYLPADMTQVQFADVSDENKQYGLRSSFQVGATIADDILTGSLYAILGSLIVVFLYILIRFRKWQFSLGAVAAVFHDVIIVLGAFSLLYKFLPFNMEIDQAFIAAILTVIGYSLNDTVVVFDRIREFINERTNWDFPRTVNGAISSTISRTLNTSLTTLIVLLAIFLFGGESIKGFMLALIIGVVVGTYSSVFIATPVMYDTMNKSKQTLTPKELKEEKEA, from the coding sequence ATGCAAAATAAAGGACTGATCCGTTTTTTCGCGGTCATTTTTGCAATAGCTAGTATTTACCAGCTTACTTACACCTTCATCACTAATAAAGTAGAGGGTGATGCAGACACTTATGCAAGTTCGGTGGTAAGTGAAGATGCAGAAAATGCAGCTTCATTAAGGAGCGCTGCTGAAAAACAATACTTAGATTCTATAGCATCTAAAGAAGTATGGGGCGGTTTTACCAACTATTCTGATGCTAAAAGTCAGGAACTTAAAAAAGGTCTTGACCTTAAAGGTGGTATCAACGTAATTCTTCAAGTTTCTGTACGTGACCTATTAACGGGAATGGCAGACGACTCTACAGATCCAGCTTTTAATAGCGCTTTAGATGCAGCTGACGAAAGAATGAAAGATGGTCAGGATGACTATTTCAATTATTTTATTGAAGAATTTAATAAAGTCGAAGGAGCACAACTGGCTTCTCCAGATATTTTTGCCAATCAAGAAATGCAAACTCGTGGTATTGAGTTTGACATGGCAAATGATCAAGTGGAGCCTATCTTAAGAGAAGAGCTTAAAGATTACATGACTAGTGCTTTTGATGTATTGAGAAAGCGTATTGATAAATTTGGTACAACACAGCCTAACCTACAACAATTAGGTCAGTCAGGTCGTATTCTTATTGAATTACCAGGAGAAACAGATGTAAAGCGTATTAAGGACATTCTTACTAAAGCGGCACAATTAGAATTTTGGCATGTATTCAAGTCTCAAGACATTGCTTCTTACCTCACCGCTGCAAATACGTACTGGGCAACAAAATTAGTTGCTGAGAATGAAGCTGCTATAGAAGAAGTAGTATCTGATGATGATGTTGTGCAAACCGAAGTAGCAAAGGATTCTACAGAAGCTGGTCTGGGAGATTTATTAAACCAAGATGATGTTACTGATGCGTCTGGAGATGTTACTGAAACTGCAAACTTTGATAGCAACCCTATTTTTGGTAGAGTTCAACCTGTTCAAAGTATCGCCGGTTTGATGACTTTTAAAGAAAGTGATAAAGACTTAATAGACTCCTACCTAAACGATCCTCAAACTAGAGGTAAATTAACCAGCGAGCAACGCAATGTAAAATTTGCGTGGAGCTTGCCAGTTCTTGATCAGACATTAGGATATGATGTTATAGAGCTTTATGCGCTAAAAGGAAATGCTCAAAATGAGGCACCGCTTTCTGGAGGAGTAATTACTGATGCAAGCCAGCAATATGGTAACTCTGGACTTCCTGTAGTGAGTATGTCTATGAACGGTGAAGGAGCTAAAATTTGGGAAGATATGACTGCTGAAGCATATCAGAATCAATCTCAAGTATCTGTAGTTCTTGATAATACTGTTTACAGTGCACCTTCAGTTACTAACGGACCAATTTCTGGTGGGCAAACACAGATTTCTGGAAACTTCTCCATTGACGAAGCAAAGGATCTTGCTACAGTTCTTAGAGCTGGTAAATTACCTGCTAAAGCAGAGATTATTCAGAGTGACGTGATCGGACCATCATTAGGTCAAGAAGCTATTGACAGTGGTTTGTGGTCCTTTGCTATTGCACTTCTTTTAGTATTGGTCTGGATGATTTTCTATTACGGTCGTGCTGGAGTTTATGCAGATATTGCACTTCTTGTAAACCTTTTATTCATATTTGGTGCATTGGCATCCTTAAAAGCAGTTCTTACCTTACCTGGTATTGCAGGTATCGTATTAACTATTGGTATTTCGGTAGATGCTAACGTTCTTATTTTTGAAAGGATACGAGAAGAGCTGGCAAAAGGTAAATCACAAGCAGACAGTATCAGAGATGGATTCAATAATGCACTGAGCTCTATTCTTGATGCAAACGTGACTACATTCCTAACAGCTGTTATTCTTTATATTTTTGGAACAGGACCTATTCAAGGTTTTGCCACTACCTTAATGATAGGTATTCTTACGTCATTATTTACAGCCATTTTTATTACTAGATTATTTGTAGATGGGTATGTGAGCAATGGTAAAATGATAGGTTTTTCAACTGCAATTACTAAGAAATGGTTTAGAAATGTAAATATTGATTTCTTGAAGAAGAGAAAAATGGCTTACATCCTTTCTGCTGTTTTGATTTCAGGAAGTTTAGCTTCACTAGCTATAAACAGGTTGAATCTAGGTATTGATTTTACAGGTGGTCGTACGGTTATTGTAGGTTTTGCCCAAGATGTGAGTGCCACGAAGATCACCAAGCAATTAAGTGCTGACGATATCTTCGGTAGTGCAGAAGCAAAAACTTATGGATCAGATAATCAATTAAAAATCAGTACTAAATACGGTATTGATAGAGATGATAGTGAAGTAAGTCAGGAGATTGAAGATAAATTATATCAAGTATTGAAGCCTTATTTACCAGCAGACATGACGCAAGTTCAGTTTGCAGATGTAAGTGATGAAAATAAACAATACGGTTTAAGATCTTCTTTCCAAGTAGGAGCTACCATTGCAGACGACATTCTTACAGGGTCTCTTTATGCCATCTTAGGATCATTGATAGTGGTGTTCCTTTATATTTTAATTCGATTCCGTAAGTGGCAATTCTCCTTAGGAGCGGTAGCTGCTGTTTTCCATGACGTCATTATCGTGCTGGGAGCCTTCTCCTTATTATATAAGTTCTTACCATTTAACATGGAGATAGATCAAGCATTTATTGCTGCTATATTAACAGTTATTGGTTATTCATTGAACGATACGGTGGTAGTGTTTGATAGAATTCGTGAATTCATAAATGAGCGTACCAACTGGGATTTCCCAAGAACCGTTAATGGAGCAATAAGCAGTACTATTTCTCGTACATTGAACACTTCTTTGACTACTTTAATTGTACTTCTTGCGATCTTCTTATTCGGTGGAGAATCCATAAAAGGATTTATGCTGGCATTGATTATAGGTGTCGTTGTAGGTACTTATTCTTCTGTATTTATTGCAACTCCAGTAATGTATGATACGATGAATAAATCAAAACAAACATTAACTCCTAAAGAGCTTAAAGAAGAAAAGGAAGCTTAA
- a CDS encoding gliding motility-associated C-terminal domain-containing protein, with protein MKNFILSCISILFFTVVVTAQEFAMSDGNFTTCSGSFTDSGGLTGDYTNSEDTVITFCSPFATDDMQVTFNSFALASGDILFVYDGDDTTAPLIGVFLGTNSPGIILASAANTTGCLTFRFRSDSSNVSSGWEATLVCIDNCQTITSTVVSVPAPDVDNVIRICQGETVNFTGSANFSNDSTGATYEFVLSDGTRVPGNTASETFAGPGIYRVDYVATDPTGCRDRSIGESSDVLIQVSTTPDFTGTQAAATSICFGESTDITGVVETTEFFADVAPPITGQTFLPDGSGVAYQTCIDVSGFNVGTTFQNASDLVSVFINMEHSYMGDLDITLTAPDGTQVNFLNYPNSGGGRFLGQALDDGSNTPGVGFLYNFTEGGAATATLDGSTAAVAFGTPMPAGDYLPEDPFANFIGTSLNGLWCLDIIDNLNIDNGYIFEWGINFNPAIIPTAGSYEPGEVTEEWEANGDITATNGNVITVTPTIAGQNCYNFSFTDNFGCTYVETVCIDVAPEITNALPNDIIVCQASGAVSVDLTVRDAQILNGLDPALYTLTTFNSAADADAALNPVLIPEAYDVNADETVFVRVEEVASGCFVVVELNVFYSTSQYNTVPDLQACDDPTNIDGREIFDLTAQDAAILGSQDPTEFTVSYFLNQTDADANTNAITTPEAFESMGETIYVRVSNIQDADCYDTGTFNLVVESCEVIVPEGFSPNNDGINDTFSIPGIDQFANFELKVFNRLGSVVYETRASNYVEFAGIPNSGLNSGDGLLPTGTYFYVIKFNDPDTADVAKWVYINY; from the coding sequence ATGAAAAATTTTATCCTTAGCTGTATAAGTATACTCTTCTTTACAGTGGTAGTTACGGCCCAAGAATTTGCCATGTCAGATGGTAACTTCACTACTTGTAGTGGTAGTTTTACAGATTCTGGAGGTCTTACAGGTGATTACACCAATAGTGAAGACACTGTTATCACCTTTTGTTCACCATTTGCTACAGATGACATGCAGGTTACGTTTAATTCCTTTGCATTGGCTTCTGGAGATATATTATTCGTTTACGATGGTGATGATACCACAGCACCATTAATTGGAGTTTTTTTAGGAACAAACTCCCCTGGAATCATTTTGGCAAGCGCAGCAAACACCACAGGGTGTTTAACTTTTAGGTTTAGATCAGACTCTTCTAACGTTAGTTCTGGATGGGAAGCGACTCTGGTATGTATCGATAATTGTCAGACTATTACCTCTACAGTAGTCTCTGTGCCTGCTCCAGATGTTGATAATGTTATTAGAATTTGTCAAGGAGAAACAGTGAACTTTACAGGTAGTGCCAATTTTAGTAATGATAGCACTGGTGCCACTTATGAATTTGTTCTTTCTGATGGAACACGAGTTCCCGGGAACACTGCCTCAGAAACTTTTGCAGGCCCTGGTATTTATAGAGTTGATTATGTGGCTACAGATCCTACAGGCTGTAGAGATAGATCTATAGGAGAATCAAGTGATGTATTGATACAAGTCTCTACGACTCCTGATTTTACAGGAACTCAAGCGGCTGCTACTTCCATTTGTTTTGGAGAATCAACAGACATTACAGGAGTGGTAGAAACAACAGAGTTCTTTGCAGACGTAGCTCCACCTATAACAGGGCAGACCTTCCTTCCAGATGGAAGTGGTGTGGCTTATCAAACCTGTATCGACGTATCTGGTTTTAATGTAGGGACTACTTTTCAGAACGCTTCAGACTTAGTCAGCGTATTTATAAACATGGAACATTCTTATATGGGTGACCTTGATATTACACTGACCGCTCCAGATGGAACACAAGTTAATTTCTTAAATTATCCTAACTCTGGTGGAGGAAGATTTTTAGGACAAGCTCTTGATGACGGTTCGAACACCCCAGGTGTGGGATTTTTATACAATTTTACAGAGGGAGGAGCTGCTACAGCAACTCTTGATGGTAGTACAGCAGCTGTAGCTTTTGGAACACCTATGCCCGCTGGAGATTACTTGCCAGAAGATCCATTTGCTAATTTTATAGGAACTTCTCTAAATGGACTTTGGTGTTTAGATATTATTGATAACCTCAATATTGACAACGGTTATATTTTTGAATGGGGAATCAACTTTAATCCTGCTATAATTCCTACCGCAGGAAGTTATGAGCCAGGTGAAGTAACAGAAGAATGGGAAGCAAATGGAGATATTACTGCAACCAATGGAAATGTAATCACGGTGACTCCTACTATTGCTGGTCAGAACTGTTATAACTTCAGTTTCACTGATAATTTTGGTTGTACTTATGTAGAAACAGTATGTATCGATGTAGCGCCAGAAATTACTAATGCATTGCCTAATGATATCATTGTATGCCAAGCTAGTGGTGCTGTAAGTGTTGATTTAACTGTAAGAGATGCGCAAATTCTCAATGGATTAGATCCTGCGTTGTACACCTTAACAACTTTTAACTCTGCCGCAGATGCAGACGCTGCATTGAACCCTGTCCTTATTCCTGAAGCTTATGATGTGAATGCAGACGAGACGGTGTTTGTAAGAGTAGAAGAAGTAGCATCAGGTTGTTTTGTTGTAGTAGAATTAAATGTATTTTATTCTACGTCACAATACAACACTGTCCCAGACTTACAAGCTTGTGATGATCCTACTAATATTGATGGAAGAGAAATTTTTGATCTAACAGCTCAAGATGCAGCCATATTAGGGTCACAAGATCCGACAGAATTTACGGTAAGCTATTTCCTCAATCAAACAGATGCAGATGCTAACACAAACGCCATAACAACTCCAGAAGCTTTTGAATCTATGGGGGAAACAATTTATGTGCGAGTTTCAAATATTCAAGATGCAGATTGTTATGATACGGGAACTTTTAATCTTGTAGTAGAAAGTTGCGAGGTAATAGTGCCAGAAGGGTTTTCTCCTAATAATGACGGTATCAACGATACATTCTCCATTCCTGGAATTGATCAATTTGCCAACTTTGAATTGAAGGTTTTTAATAGATTAGGTTCTGTGGTTTATGAAACTCGGGCAAGTAACTATGTAGAGTTTGCTGGTATTCCTAATTCAGGTCTTAATTCTGGAGATGGCTTATTACCTACGGGAACTTACTTTTATGTGATCAAGTTCAATGATCCAGACACAGCAGATGTTGCTAAATGGGTTTATATCAATTATTAG